One Pararhizobium sp. IMCC3301 DNA segment encodes these proteins:
- a CDS encoding ABC transporter permease, whose translation MFLRKLSALPWLPLLPVTVIILVSIFSPWIMPFDPAQQDYSALLQGPNATHWLGTDYLGRDLFSRLLGGARVSMVAMAIVLVSALVIGVVIGSFAGYVGGVVELVMISIIDIILALPSLIFALALIGILGAGYWAMIFALTMAWWANYARMSRSVVATELQLPYIEAARVMGASHLWIYTRHILPHVLGLVIVYASADAGALVISIATLSFLGLGVQPPTPEWGQMLVDGMSYIEQSPHLVILPGLALTFVVVSFNLLGEAFALSKVPHPISRFAFRNRRAVRTAEEVARAKIETEARS comes from the coding sequence ATGTTTCTTCGAAAACTTTCCGCGTTGCCTTGGTTGCCGCTGTTACCGGTGACTGTGATCATTTTGGTTTCGATCTTCTCGCCCTGGATCATGCCTTTTGATCCGGCCCAGCAGGACTATTCCGCTCTGTTGCAGGGGCCCAACGCCACCCATTGGCTGGGAACCGACTATCTGGGCCGGGACCTTTTCAGCCGTCTACTGGGAGGTGCCCGCGTTTCCATGGTGGCAATGGCAATTGTGCTTGTTTCAGCTTTGGTGATTGGCGTAGTGATTGGCTCGTTCGCCGGCTATGTCGGTGGCGTGGTTGAACTGGTCATGATTTCGATTATCGACATCATTCTGGCGTTGCCCAGTCTGATCTTTGCCTTGGCTCTGATCGGTATTCTGGGAGCCGGATACTGGGCGATGATTTTTGCGCTGACCATGGCGTGGTGGGCCAACTATGCGCGAATGAGCCGCTCTGTCGTGGCAACCGAACTCCAGTTGCCCTACATCGAAGCGGCCCGGGTTATGGGCGCAAGCCATCTTTGGATATATACACGCCACATCCTCCCGCATGTGCTGGGGCTTGTGATCGTCTATGCCAGCGCCGACGCCGGCGCGCTGGTAATCTCGATAGCTACGCTGTCGTTTCTTGGACTTGGCGTGCAGCCTCCGACTCCGGAATGGGGCCAGATGCTGGTCGACGGTATGAGCTATATTGAACAAAGTCCGCATCTGGTGATCTTGCCCGGTCTCGCGCTGACCTTTGTCGTGGTCAGCTTCAATCTGCTGGGTGAGGCCTTTGCGCTCAGTAAGGTGCCACATCCAATTTCACGTTTCGCCTTTCGCAACAGGCGGGCTGTCCGCACAGCGGAGGAAGTGGCGCGCGCAAAGATTGAGACAGAGGCCCGCTCATGA
- a CDS encoding ABC transporter ATP-binding protein: MTAPIYEIEDLVVDLYAPTVSVRAVDGVSFHVSAGETVAIVGESGSGKTVMTLAPLGLLPEGIRIDMRGKVKVDGQDLLTMDASRLSRLRGGTFGVVFQDPMSALNPMKKVGPQLARQARRHLGLSAAAACEKAVSLLARTGIPDPRDRFNRYPHEMSGGMLQRAMIALALAAQPKVLIADEPTTALDATVQAQILELLRDIQRTEQIAVILITHDIGAVAAAADRVVVLYAGQIAEQGPVIDVLTDPIHPYTRGLLASVPDFRAPRGAERTEIPGLPPNQTQLEPGCRFADRCAQVEPKCRVQRPLLVALPGNRSVACPVALRERDAHV, translated from the coding sequence ATGACCGCACCGATCTATGAGATCGAAGACCTGGTCGTCGATCTTTATGCACCCACAGTCAGCGTGCGCGCGGTTGACGGTGTCAGTTTCCATGTTTCCGCCGGGGAGACGGTCGCCATCGTCGGCGAAAGCGGATCTGGCAAGACAGTGATGACCCTGGCACCTCTCGGCCTGCTGCCAGAGGGTATCCGCATCGATATGAGGGGGAAAGTCAAGGTCGACGGTCAGGATTTGCTGACCATGGATGCATCGCGGCTGTCGCGCCTGCGCGGCGGCACTTTCGGTGTCGTTTTCCAGGATCCGATGAGCGCGCTCAACCCGATGAAGAAAGTCGGGCCGCAGCTTGCCAGGCAAGCCCGCCGCCATCTCGGCCTGTCGGCCGCTGCGGCATGCGAAAAGGCTGTATCTTTGCTCGCCCGTACCGGAATTCCTGACCCCCGGGACCGCTTCAATCGCTACCCGCACGAAATGTCGGGTGGGATGCTGCAACGCGCAATGATTGCCTTGGCACTGGCGGCGCAGCCAAAGGTGCTGATCGCTGACGAACCGACAACAGCGCTTGATGCGACAGTGCAGGCCCAGATCCTGGAACTTTTACGCGATATCCAGCGCACCGAGCAGATCGCGGTCATCCTGATCACACATGACATCGGGGCAGTCGCAGCTGCTGCGGACAGGGTGGTGGTGCTTTATGCAGGCCAGATCGCCGAACAGGGTCCGGTGATTGACGTGCTGACCGATCCAATTCATCCCTACACGCGAGGGTTATTGGCGTCCGTCCCGGATTTCCGGGCACCGCGCGGAGCGGAGCGGACCGAAATACCCGGTCTGCCGCCTAACCAGACACAGTTGGAGCCGGGCTGTCGCTTCGCTGACCGCTGCGCGCAGGTTGAACCCAAATGCAGGGTGCAACGTCCGTTACTGGTTGCATTGCCCGGCAATCGGTCTGTGGCATGCCCTGTTGCTCTTCGCGAAAGGGATGCTCATGTCTGA
- a CDS encoding ABC transporter ATP-binding protein — MSEIPAIEVEHLKVHYPNNRGGATRAVDGVSFSVTRGAFHGIIGESGCGKTTLARTIVGLQKATSGQVHIAGRERGQWQKENRLDFARNVQFVFQDPLGSMSRRQTVRQTLEEPLLIHGLKGRQARIADLLQLVSLPDTVLDRLPRSLSGGQRQRVSIARALALDPGILICDEPLSALDVSIRAQIVNLFMRLRQELDLTIVMVAHDLAVIREMCTSVTVMYLGQVVEEGSAEGVFDAPAHPYSQALLSAVPSADPRIEATRQRKLLEGDPPSPSAIPPGCRFHTRCPVSIAACRTDEPDLRIVGHGGQARCLLADQSVRPEI; from the coding sequence ATGTCTGAAATTCCTGCGATTGAGGTAGAACATCTCAAGGTGCATTATCCCAATAATCGGGGGGGCGCGACACGGGCAGTTGACGGCGTATCGTTCAGTGTGACGCGCGGGGCCTTCCACGGCATCATCGGAGAATCCGGCTGTGGCAAGACCACTCTGGCACGCACCATCGTCGGATTGCAGAAAGCCACGTCCGGCCAGGTGCACATCGCAGGCCGTGAACGCGGCCAGTGGCAAAAAGAGAACCGTCTTGATTTTGCACGCAACGTGCAATTTGTATTTCAGGACCCGCTTGGTTCGATGAGCCGTCGCCAGACCGTTCGGCAGACTTTGGAAGAACCGTTGCTTATCCACGGCCTGAAAGGCAGACAGGCCCGGATTGCCGATCTGTTGCAGCTTGTTTCCCTCCCGGACACGGTTCTGGATCGTCTGCCGCGTTCTCTTTCCGGGGGCCAGAGGCAGCGCGTGTCGATCGCGCGGGCGCTGGCGCTGGACCCTGGCATTCTGATTTGCGATGAGCCATTGTCGGCACTGGATGTTTCTATCCGGGCGCAGATAGTGAACCTGTTCATGCGACTGCGTCAGGAACTCGACCTGACCATCGTCATGGTGGCGCACGATCTGGCCGTAATCCGTGAAATGTGCACTTCGGTAACGGTCATGTATCTGGGGCAGGTCGTGGAAGAAGGAAGCGCGGAAGGCGTATTCGATGCGCCCGCACATCCCTATTCTCAAGCGCTCTTGTCCGCGGTGCCCTCTGCCGACCCCCGGATTGAGGCGACGCGGCAGCGAAAATTGCTTGAAGGGGATCCACCCTCACCATCTGCAATTCCTCCGGGTTGCCGCTTTCACACAAGGTGTCCGGTCTCGATTGCTGCCTGCCGGACCGATGAGCCGGATTTGCGTATTGTCGGTCATGGCGGACAGGCCCGTTGCCTGCTGGCCGATCAATCTGTCCGACCGGAAATCTGA
- a CDS encoding NAD+ synthase, whose translation MTSDSPSELNIALAQLNPILGDIAGNLALARDARRRAAEQQADLLLLTELFICGYPPEDLVKKPAFIEACMEAVAALAKDTADGGPGVVIGTPWLENDQLYNAVAVLDEGEVKGVRFKVDLPNYGTFDEKRLFSVGPMPGPIAFRGVRLGIPICEDTWNDEVAECLLETGAEMLLVPNGSPYWAEKADLRQQVLVRRVVETGLPVLYTNQLGGQDELVFDGGSFVLAADRTLALQMPQFKEDIATVTMRAEEGADGGRVWKPVPGVLADLPGLKQAHWQACVLGLRDYVNKNGFNGVVLGLSGGVDSAACAAMAVDALGADRVHCLMMPYRFTSDESLVDAKACADALGVRYDIVPISAPVEGFHDALGALFDGAEPGVAEENIQSRTRGALLMAVSNKFGPMLVTTGNKSEVSVGYATLYGDMNGGFNPIKDLYKIQVYDLCAWRNTHRPEGALGPEGEVVPVNILTKAPTAELRENQTDQDSLPPYEVLDDILECLVEHEMRIAEIVERGHDRKTVERIEHLLYIAEYKRRQSAPGVKLTRKNYGRDRRYPITNRFRDRG comes from the coding sequence ATGACCAGTGACTCCCCTTCAGAACTCAACATAGCCCTTGCGCAATTGAACCCGATACTGGGCGATATTGCGGGAAATCTGGCGCTCGCCCGCGACGCGCGCCGCCGCGCTGCGGAGCAGCAGGCGGATCTGCTGCTTCTGACCGAGCTGTTCATCTGCGGTTATCCGCCCGAAGACCTCGTCAAGAAGCCCGCCTTCATTGAAGCCTGCATGGAGGCTGTGGCTGCGCTGGCCAAAGACACCGCTGATGGCGGTCCCGGCGTCGTGATCGGCACGCCCTGGCTGGAAAACGATCAGCTTTATAATGCGGTCGCCGTGCTAGATGAGGGCGAGGTCAAAGGGGTCCGCTTCAAGGTTGACCTGCCGAATTACGGCACTTTTGATGAAAAGCGGCTGTTTTCTGTCGGCCCCATGCCCGGTCCGATTGCGTTTCGCGGCGTGCGCCTTGGCATTCCCATCTGTGAAGATACCTGGAATGACGAAGTCGCTGAATGCCTGCTGGAGACCGGCGCAGAAATGCTGCTGGTACCCAATGGCTCACCCTATTGGGCAGAGAAGGCGGATTTGCGCCAGCAGGTTCTGGTGCGCCGGGTGGTTGAAACCGGTTTGCCGGTACTCTACACCAATCAGCTGGGCGGACAGGATGAACTGGTGTTTGATGGCGGCTCCTTCGTGTTGGCCGCAGACCGCACGCTGGCGTTGCAGATGCCACAGTTCAAAGAGGATATCGCGACTGTCACCATGCGGGCGGAGGAGGGCGCTGACGGCGGTCGTGTCTGGAAGCCCGTACCGGGCGTTTTGGCCGATCTGCCTGGACTGAAACAGGCGCATTGGCAGGCCTGCGTTCTCGGTCTGAGGGATTACGTCAACAAGAATGGCTTCAACGGTGTTGTGCTGGGTCTGTCAGGCGGCGTTGATTCCGCCGCTTGCGCTGCCATGGCCGTCGATGCGCTGGGTGCTGACCGGGTGCATTGCCTGATGATGCCCTACCGGTTCACTTCCGATGAAAGCCTGGTGGACGCCAAGGCCTGTGCTGATGCGCTGGGCGTGCGCTACGACATTGTTCCAATCTCTGCACCGGTGGAAGGCTTTCATGATGCCCTGGGGGCTCTTTTTGATGGTGCGGAGCCTGGCGTTGCCGAAGAAAATATTCAGTCGCGGACCCGCGGCGCGCTGTTGATGGCGGTTTCGAACAAATTCGGCCCCATGCTGGTCACCACCGGCAACAAATCGGAAGTCTCGGTCGGCTATGCAACTCTGTATGGCGATATGAATGGCGGCTTCAATCCGATCAAGGATCTCTACAAGATCCAGGTCTATGATCTGTGTGCCTGGCGCAACACACATCGCCCGGAAGGCGCATTGGGGCCGGAAGGTGAAGTGGTTCCGGTCAATATTCTGACCAAGGCACCAACTGCGGAATTGCGCGAAAACCAGACCGACCAGGACTCCCTTCCGCCTTACGAGGTGTTGGACGACATTCTGGAATGCCTTGTCGAACATGAAATGCGGATTGCGGAAATTGTCGAACGGGGGCATGATCGCAAGACGGTCGAACGGATCGAGCACCTGCTTTATATTGCTGAGTACAAGCGCAGACAGTCCGCGCCTGGCGTGAAACTCACCAGAAAGAATTACGGGCGCGATCGCCGTTATCCCATCACAAATCGCTTTAGAGACCGCGGCTAA
- a CDS encoding nitrate/nitrite transporter has protein sequence MLAFLRQNAPWLLAGMLLTFSSSFGQTFFISLYSGQIRAEFGLSNGDFGGLYLLGTLASAALMMFAGKLVDIYTPRQVGAVAMLGLAIACLFLFAAASLPMLVFAIFLLRFFGQGMMSHTALTAVGRWFEATRGRAVSITNTGHQIGEALLPLSVVLLLGVLDWRFAWLIFAAGIVLFAIPAMWLLFGRDRIPQNPRKSRKSNPVRQWSRAEMIRDPLFWIASFGYLSPPFIGTAIFFHQVYMVELKGWDLSWFASGFSLYALTTLIFGLVTGFGVDRFSARAMLPFFLLPLSAALLVLGLFDSPWSIPVIFVLMGLNGGGFSTLFGALWPEIYGVRHLGEIRSLIVALMVFASALGPGVIGWLIDYGIPLETQFLTMAAYCIVTSGVLFGVSRALSARALQESMAATQEHKPA, from the coding sequence ATGCTTGCCTTTTTGCGTCAGAATGCGCCATGGCTTTTGGCCGGGATGCTGCTGACATTTTCCTCCAGCTTTGGTCAGACATTTTTCATTTCGTTGTATAGCGGCCAGATCCGCGCCGAATTCGGCCTCAGCAATGGCGATTTTGGCGGCCTTTACCTGCTCGGTACGCTGGCCAGTGCGGCGCTGATGATGTTTGCCGGAAAGCTGGTCGATATCTATACGCCGCGCCAGGTTGGCGCAGTCGCGATGCTTGGTCTGGCAATTGCCTGCCTTTTCCTGTTCGCTGCTGCCTCGTTGCCCATGCTGGTTTTCGCGATTTTTCTGCTGCGGTTTTTCGGCCAGGGCATGATGAGCCACACCGCCCTGACGGCAGTGGGACGCTGGTTTGAGGCGACGCGCGGCAGGGCCGTCAGCATTACCAACACAGGACATCAGATTGGTGAGGCACTGCTGCCGCTCAGTGTGGTGCTGCTGTTAGGGGTTTTGGACTGGCGTTTTGCCTGGCTGATCTTTGCGGCGGGCATTGTCCTGTTCGCAATTCCCGCGATGTGGCTGCTGTTTGGCCGCGACCGGATTCCCCAGAATCCCCGGAAATCCAGAAAATCCAATCCGGTTCGCCAGTGGTCGCGCGCGGAAATGATACGCGATCCATTGTTCTGGATTGCCTCATTCGGATATCTGTCACCGCCCTTTATCGGCACGGCGATTTTCTTCCACCAGGTCTATATGGTTGAGCTGAAAGGCTGGGATCTGTCATGGTTTGCCAGCGGGTTTTCACTCTATGCGCTGACCACACTGATATTCGGCCTTGTCACCGGATTTGGTGTCGACCGCTTCAGCGCTCGCGCGATGTTACCGTTTTTTCTGTTGCCCCTATCGGCGGCACTGCTGGTTCTGGGCCTGTTTGACAGCCCCTGGAGTATTCCCGTCATATTTGTGTTGATGGGACTTAATGGCGGTGGGTTTTCAACCTTGTTCGGCGCCTTGTGGCCGGAAATCTACGGTGTCAGACATCTCGGAGAGATTCGTTCATTGATTGTCGCGCTCATGGTATTTGCCAGCGCATTGGGACCGGGTGTGATCGGCTGGCTGATCGATTACGGCATACCGCTGGAAACCCAGTTTCTCACCATGGCCGCCTATTGCATTGTCACCTCGGGAGTGCTTTTTGGCGTTTCCAGAGCTTTGAGTGCCCGAGCCCTGCAGGAATCCATGGCGGCCACACAGGAACACAAACCAGCATGA
- a CDS encoding glutamate--tRNA ligase, with translation MTNPIVRFAPSPTGRIHIGNARTALYNWLFARQHGGSFILRFDDTDKARSKEEFATGILADMAWLGIEPARVERQSARFADYQLVTEELKAKGLLYPCYESEDELERRRARRRARGLPPIYDRSALELSDGQRQKLEAEGKQPHWRFLLPNYKDDVLSIERTEIHWDDVFRGPQTVDLGSMSDPVLVREDGSWLYTLPSIIDDAAFGISHVIRGADHITNTGAQIAIFRALGYIPPAFGHHNLLTGSEGEGLSKRLGSLSLQGLREAGFEAMAVASLASLIGTSDAVEPIPDMAGLAQRFDPQKVSKSPARFNVAELDALNAKLLHGLSYDAVADRLTVPDGVDGALFWDAISGNLEKLPDADRWAEIVRSGAKPLIDDEDRDMVSKAVGLLPQDPWSQSTWMDWANAVKSETGRKGRALFMPLRKAVTGSESGPEMTKLLPLIGRKTVLARLS, from the coding sequence ATGACAAATCCAATTGTTCGTTTCGCGCCATCTCCGACCGGCCGCATTCACATCGGCAACGCCAGAACCGCGCTTTATAACTGGTTGTTTGCGCGCCAGCATGGCGGCAGTTTTATCCTGCGTTTTGATGACACCGACAAGGCGCGTTCGAAAGAGGAGTTTGCCACCGGTATTCTGGCAGATATGGCATGGCTGGGGATTGAGCCAGCGCGCGTTGAACGCCAGTCAGCCCGCTTTGCCGACTATCAGCTTGTGACTGAGGAGCTGAAGGCAAAGGGTCTGCTTTATCCATGTTATGAAAGCGAAGATGAGTTGGAGCGCCGCCGGGCACGGCGCCGCGCGCGCGGACTTCCTCCGATTTATGACCGCTCGGCGCTTGAACTCAGCGACGGCCAGCGCCAGAAACTAGAAGCGGAAGGAAAACAGCCGCATTGGCGCTTCCTGCTGCCGAATTACAAGGACGATGTATTATCCATAGAGCGTACGGAAATTCATTGGGATGATGTGTTCAGGGGCCCGCAAACTGTGGATCTGGGCTCCATGTCGGACCCGGTTCTGGTGCGTGAGGACGGCTCATGGCTGTATACTTTGCCATCGATCATCGATGATGCCGCCTTTGGCATCAGCCATGTCATCCGTGGCGCTGACCACATTACCAACACCGGCGCGCAAATTGCGATTTTCCGGGCTCTGGGATATATCCCGCCGGCCTTCGGCCACCACAATCTGCTGACCGGATCAGAAGGCGAGGGCCTGTCGAAACGGCTGGGCTCTCTGTCGCTCCAGGGACTTCGGGAAGCCGGATTTGAAGCCATGGCGGTAGCGTCTCTGGCCAGCCTGATAGGCACGTCCGATGCGGTTGAGCCAATCCCGGACATGGCCGGCCTGGCGCAGCGGTTTGATCCGCAGAAAGTATCGAAGTCACCAGCCAGATTCAATGTGGCTGAACTGGACGCCCTGAATGCAAAATTGTTGCATGGCCTGTCCTATGATGCTGTGGCTGACAGATTGACTGTGCCTGACGGAGTTGATGGCGCGCTGTTCTGGGATGCAATCAGTGGCAATCTGGAAAAACTGCCGGATGCTGACCGGTGGGCCGAAATTGTCAGATCGGGTGCGAAGCCGCTGATTGATGATGAAGACCGGGATATGGTGTCCAAGGCGGTCGGTTTGCTGCCGCAGGACCCTTGGTCGCAATCCACGTGGATGGATTGGGCAAATGCAGTAAAATCCGAAACCGGGCGCAAGGGCAGGGCTTTGTTCATGCCCTTGCGCAAAGCGGTTACTGGATCAGAGTCCGGACCGGAGATGACAAAACTTTTGCCGCTGATTGGCCGTAAAACCGTTCTGGCCCGACTGTCCTGA
- a CDS encoding DUF2865 domain-containing protein → MPRFPLKCYRSAVLLAFGILLGTSVAAQAQSRICNDLENRLGSLQNGGSVTNNREYQRYNNAAQKLRKRLAGAQNQARRARCRTSGILLFQSRECSGLSGEVRQLERELRSLESKRSRFVRNPRSTRREQRDLVIALARNNCGRQYERAAARYGYRSNLFNRREEPVEEYRPPRVTHYRTVCVRICDGYFFPISTSTTAQNFSRDEAVCKEKFPETQVELFYHPEGVENAMETAQSMSGQPYSSQSYAFRYRETYDASCKFDRRRLQQTLLQVTGQSTAQSSNRRMSNVEFGQNGPVPLRRPVLGLDPETQMNLAGDFRPNALPLPAELVVDPQIRDGQRVRTVGPERFYGQSAAKVLSSPVRTLIQ, encoded by the coding sequence ATGCCAAGATTCCCGCTTAAATGTTACCGCTCCGCCGTGCTTTTGGCATTCGGCATTTTGCTTGGGACGAGCGTTGCTGCCCAAGCGCAGTCGCGAATCTGTAATGATCTTGAAAACCGACTGGGATCGCTGCAAAATGGCGGATCTGTTACCAACAACCGCGAATACCAGCGTTACAACAACGCCGCGCAGAAACTGCGCAAACGCCTCGCTGGCGCTCAAAACCAGGCCCGTCGGGCGCGCTGCCGGACCAGCGGTATCCTGTTATTTCAAAGCCGTGAATGTTCCGGTCTGAGCGGGGAAGTCAGGCAACTGGAAAGGGAACTGCGCAGTCTGGAATCGAAACGCTCCCGTTTTGTCCGTAATCCGCGAAGCACGCGGCGCGAACAGCGCGATCTGGTGATTGCGCTGGCACGCAATAATTGCGGCAGACAATATGAGCGGGCAGCGGCCAGATATGGTTACAGAAGCAACCTATTCAACCGGCGTGAAGAACCTGTGGAAGAATACCGGCCACCGAGAGTGACCCACTACCGGACCGTTTGCGTGCGCATTTGCGATGGCTATTTCTTCCCAATCAGTACGTCCACCACGGCGCAGAATTTTTCCCGGGACGAAGCTGTTTGCAAGGAGAAATTCCCGGAAACACAAGTCGAATTATTCTACCACCCAGAAGGCGTGGAGAATGCCATGGAAACGGCACAGTCGATGAGTGGCCAGCCCTACAGCTCTCAATCCTATGCCTTTCGCTATCGCGAAACCTATGACGCATCGTGCAAGTTCGACCGCCGCCGCCTGCAACAGACCCTTCTGCAAGTCACCGGACAAAGCACCGCACAATCCTCAAACCGGCGTATGAGCAATGTCGAATTCGGACAGAACGGTCCTGTACCCCTGCGCCGCCCGGTACTCGGTCTGGATCCGGAAACACAAATGAACCTGGCCGGGGATTTCCGTCCCAATGCGTTACCGTTGCCAGCTGAACTCGTGGTCGATCCACAGATCCGCGATGGTCAGCGCGTCAGGACAGTCGGGCCAGAACGGTTTTACGGCCAATCAGCGGCAAAAGTTTTGTCATCTCCGGTCCGGACTCTGATCCAGTAA
- the cysS gene encoding cysteine--tRNA ligase: MDTQPELWLYNTMTRGKERFEPLDPSKVRLYVCGPTVYDFAHIGNARPIIVFDVLFRLLRHLYGAEHVTYVRNITDVDDKINARAAQEGVSIEDVTRRTTRQFHEDIAKLGVLKPSVEPRATDHIEEMKTIIEQLITCRHAYVHKDHVLFEVASMAEYGQLSGRPLDEMLAIARIEDTDYKENSADFVLWKPSAPGEPSWASPGGISVPGRPGWHIECSAMAEKHLGEVFDIHGGGIDLTFPHHENEIAQSRCAFGTSKMASIWMHNGFVQVEGEKMSKSLGNFITINDLLQTDKFGGRKWHGRILRLAMLKTQYGQPIDWTVARLMEAENQLLKWTRTLVKWGREVEGQISQEAVAALANNLDTHEFFQLMAGYSDEANTDRVTGGEQVSYLKGGLELMGFNLLADLVSTEAESGELKIQGYDPTLTHRIDPKYAEDTVTKDDFATAPRDLNSRIDERLLFLKDKNWAEADRIRDDLRAKGIQLNDGKNPETGERETKWENIR, from the coding sequence ATGGATACTCAGCCGGAGCTTTGGCTCTACAATACGATGACACGCGGAAAAGAGCGCTTTGAGCCACTCGACCCGTCAAAAGTGCGGCTCTATGTCTGTGGCCCGACGGTCTACGATTTCGCCCATATCGGCAACGCTCGTCCGATCATTGTGTTTGATGTCCTGTTCCGACTGCTGCGCCATCTGTATGGCGCGGAGCACGTCACATATGTCCGCAACATCACCGATGTCGATGACAAGATAAATGCCCGTGCTGCGCAAGAAGGGGTTTCAATCGAGGATGTGACCCGGCGCACAACTCGCCAGTTCCATGAGGACATAGCGAAGTTGGGGGTGCTTAAGCCATCTGTCGAGCCGCGCGCCACCGACCATATCGAAGAAATGAAAACGATCATCGAGCAGTTGATCACATGCCGCCATGCCTATGTGCATAAGGACCATGTTCTGTTTGAAGTGGCATCAATGGCTGAATACGGGCAGTTGTCGGGCCGGCCTCTGGACGAAATGCTCGCCATCGCACGTATTGAGGATACCGACTACAAGGAAAATTCCGCCGATTTTGTGCTCTGGAAGCCATCCGCTCCGGGCGAGCCGTCCTGGGCCTCTCCGGGCGGAATATCAGTGCCGGGCCGGCCGGGCTGGCATATCGAATGTTCGGCGATGGCGGAAAAACATCTTGGTGAAGTGTTTGATATTCACGGCGGTGGTATTGATCTGACATTTCCGCACCATGAAAACGAGATCGCCCAGTCGCGCTGCGCCTTCGGCACTTCAAAAATGGCCAGCATCTGGATGCATAATGGATTTGTTCAGGTCGAAGGCGAGAAAATGTCAAAATCGCTCGGCAATTTCATAACAATCAATGATTTGCTGCAAACCGACAAATTCGGCGGGCGCAAATGGCATGGTCGGATATTACGTTTGGCAATGCTGAAAACCCAGTACGGACAGCCTATCGACTGGACTGTTGCTCGGCTGATGGAAGCTGAAAATCAATTGTTAAAATGGACCAGAACCTTAGTAAAGTGGGGCCGCGAAGTTGAAGGGCAAATATCGCAGGAAGCAGTCGCTGCACTGGCCAATAATTTGGACACCCATGAATTTTTTCAGCTCATGGCAGGATATTCGGATGAAGCCAATACCGATCGTGTCACTGGAGGCGAACAGGTTTCATATCTGAAAGGCGGTCTCGAATTGATGGGTTTCAATTTATTGGCAGATCTCGTGTCAACTGAAGCCGAAAGCGGCGAACTAAAAATTCAAGGATACGACCCAACATTAACTCATCGGATCGATCCGAAATACGCTGAAGATACCGTGACAAAAGATGATTTCGCCACTGCGCCAAGAGATCTGAATTCGCGAATTGATGAGCGGCTTCTATTCCTGAAAGACAAAAACTGGGCAGAGGCGGATCGTATCCGTGATGATTTGCGTGCAAAGGGCATTCAACTGAATGACGGAAAAAACCCGGAGACCGGCGAACGCGAAACCAAATGGGAGAACATCAGATGA
- a CDS encoding GFA family protein: protein MSGDAISGGCQCGAVRFRIGRLGNASICHCRMCQKAFGGFYAPLVTAYELEWTRGAPKFFQSSNKVRRGFCADCGTPLSYDYGAETEIAIGALDQPQLAAPVVQVSPADKQPFVDTLATLPFRHIEPDGDEARFMASLDSYQHPDKDTKIWPPETGPDR from the coding sequence ATGAGTGGAGATGCAATCAGCGGCGGCTGCCAGTGTGGTGCTGTGCGCTTTCGCATTGGCCGGTTGGGGAATGCCTCGATCTGTCATTGCCGGATGTGCCAGAAAGCTTTCGGTGGCTTTTATGCGCCGCTCGTCACGGCTTATGAGCTGGAATGGACGCGCGGTGCGCCAAAGTTCTTTCAAAGCTCCAACAAGGTGCGGCGCGGATTTTGTGCCGATTGCGGCACCCCGTTAAGCTACGATTATGGCGCGGAGACGGAGATAGCCATTGGCGCGCTGGACCAGCCGCAATTGGCAGCGCCGGTGGTTCAGGTCAGTCCCGCTGATAAGCAGCCTTTTGTCGACACGCTGGCAACGCTGCCGTTTCGCCATATTGAACCAGACGGTGACGAAGCGCGCTTCATGGCGTCTCTGGACAGCTATCAGCATCCCGATAAAGACACCAAAATCTGGCCGCCGGAAACTGGTCCGGACCGCTAG